A single window of Nicotiana sylvestris chromosome 3, ASM39365v2, whole genome shotgun sequence DNA harbors:
- the LOC138887604 gene encoding uncharacterized protein: protein MNVQALASQFVRLDISELSRVLACVVSRSSLYDRIREHQYDDPHLLFLNDTVQHSDAKKVTIGEYGALRMQGMLCVPNVDGLRDLVLQEAHSSRYSIHPGAEKIYQDLRQHYWWSRMKKDIVEYVARCLNCQQVKY from the coding sequence AtgaatgttcaggccttagccagccagtttgtgagattggatatttctgagctgAGTCGAGTGTTAGCTTGTGTGGTCTCTCgatcttctctttatgatcgtatcagggagcatcagtatgatgacccacATCTGCTTTTCCTAAACGACACGGTTCAGCATAGTGATGCTAAGAAGGTCACTATTGGGGAAtatggtgcattgaggatgcagggcatgctatgtgtgcctaatgttgatgggtTGCGTGATTTGGTTCTACAAGAGGCTCACAGCTCACGGTACTCAATTCATCCAGGTGCTGAAAAAAtttatcaggacttgagacaacattattggtggagtagaatgaagaaggacattgtggagtatgtagctcggtgtttaaattgccagcaggtgaagtattAG